The DNA window GTATGTTCAAAGCCTCTGCACCTACAGCCATCAGTGAGCTAGActcatatagcctatagcctacgtAAATGTGTTCAAGTATTACACCGCCACGCACCCGAGGTTTACATTTACCTTGTTTTCATAGAGAGCTGGGTCGGTGGTTTGTCCATTTTGCTTAGATATCTTGCACAGTTTGTCAGTCTTGCCTTAGCCGCAAAATATGACTATTGTTTATTTTAGCTGCAATCAACCGCACGAGCGAATGTTTGAACGTTTTCTCTCCTGCAAAAGCAAAAAACGAGATGCATTAGATGAGTTTAACTATAGGTAGCCCTAATGCAAAACATAttgcataggcctacacacatCATTTCGGATTATTTGGTGAACATTACCCCTACACGTGGGTGAGTTTGGTGACAACAGAGCTTCATATTACAACGCAATGGGCTAATAAAGAAAATAGATCTCTATATAACAAATAGCCTAGACCCAAAAGCCTAATGGTCTTCAATTGCCATAGCCTACCATCAAGTCACACTCAATCAGAACAAGAAACCTCGCCGGCTGATCATGTCTGCACATGTCTTTTCGTCCAAAGCGCGTACTGTATGGATTGCGTTCAAAATCAACCGGATCCAACAACAGCTGCGCATTGAAATGTACTCACTAAAGTGAaaggaagtttacttacacttccATTGAATTCAAGTCCCACAAATCCTCCTGCTCCAAGACACATCACATTTTCTCTTGTCCCTCTCGGCTCCCAAACACTCTAAAAAAGCGGTCAATAATGGGACCCGGAGTAGGACGTCTGAAAACTTTGGGAatcctgtccttctctcagcccaAAAGCGGGGGCAGCCGGAGCGTTCTCTGCCATTCTTTCAATTTCTCTCCGCACCGCGGGACACGCAGGAGCTGATCCAAGTTCAAAGTCACGTATGCCGACCTCTCTAAAGAACTTCTTTATTTCGGTGGAAAACCCCTTCCCTGTCACTTGATaggataaaaaattaaaataaattagagAGAAAGAACTCAATCGGACCAGAGGCGCATATCTGTGGGTTCTTATTTCCCTCAAACTCAGGAGAAAGGGGGCTTCTGAAAATCCCCAAAGACCAGTATTTCAACAGATTACTCAGAGACAGAAAATAGAGGAGACAGAAAGTCTTGAAAAGGGTTAGAAGTATAAAATACATTATACAAATGTATAGAAATTAATATATTGATACGAACACACCTTTGATTATGCCTATTTTTGGGTTTACAGAGAAAACAACTCCCACATAAATTCTAACCAAATATTCACGATATTGCTTATGATCTGAATATGTTCGACAACAAGGCTAGTAAATAAAACCATGTATTTTATGCCTTAATGGCGCAGCGCCTAACGCAAAGGTGAAGGAAACGGGGCGTATTTCACTAGTTCATATTTGACAATATCAATATGTTGACGCATTGGAAGGTTACTTGTGTGGTTTCCGTGACCTTGTGTGATTCATGGATGTTTGACCTATGACCCGTTAAGACCACATATGCTGCACTTTTGACTTCTTCTGTAAAATAAACCTTTTTTTATAACAAAGCGCCTTTTGTTTAAAAACTTTTAAAGATGTCGCTCGCTTCTTCCAGCTGGGCGTCTGAAGTAAGTAGCCTTACGGGCTTTAGGAGCGTTCTAACTCATCAGAAACAGATAATTGAACGGATATTCTATCATACTTTTTTTGCTTAGGCTACTTWAAAAAAAAACATSTAGCCATAATAACCATGGACCCTTCTTTTTACTGATATGTTTTGTAAAATAATACATTCATTCGCTTTTATTTTACTCTAGAGATCCCATTGAGATTGGAATCGTATTATCGACTGAGCCACTTGTTCGTAGATgataacaacatactgtattgtatgtatgtatcccAAGGTGGTCGATAAATAGACATTTctataaatatacatttaaaagtTGGCAGCCTATACACCTGTTatttttatgtgttttatttttatgtgttTATCTATTCATTTGGTTTCTAAAAATGTATAGGGAGGTGTGCTTCTTTTTTAGTTGAGTTATGCATGGTGGCTTTTTATATTCTAAAAGTAAGACAAAAGATACTTTATGACACTCTGAAGCACGTATAGTCGACCTACCAATGGTAATTATTAGTTTATACCACAGGTGCATGCATACCTATTCCCTTTTAACCATATACGCCAAAGTTCTGATAGAGTCAATATCACGGATCATTTTACGCACTACTATTTATGTTGTTGAGCATCGTCCATGGACATTTTAAAAGCATTTTAGAGATTATTTTCCCTCTTGAAACCTAATAGATTGCTCCAATTGATTCGATTTAAAAACAATAATCTATGAGTGCAACTGTTGATTTTCAAGTCATTGgaaagtaaaaaattatacatGTCAAGAATGACTATTGGATAATAATAATTTTACAGATTTCATTTAaatatgttaatgttgtaaacttTTGGGTGAAACAAATGAATCTGAAGAAAAGGTAACATAAAAGTGAACCCATCCTCAGATTGACAACTTTCCTCTTGCTTCATTCATGGCTAAAGTCATTAAAAGTGAACCTAAGTATTTTGAGAGGATCAGTGGCAATTTGTggagaaactatttacacaactCAACTCCCTCCGTGTGTGGGGCAATGCTGAAATCTTAGATTTCGAAAGTAAATTTGTTAAATAAATTGATAGGTCTTAAAATATAATGCCGTTTACCTCATCTCATCAATGAGTTGAATACAATGTATACGCAATTTGTTCATCAAATGTTGGCGAAAGACTAAAAGATGGACATGATTTTTTATATGCAACATGTTTTAACTTGTGAAATGTGGCACTCTGCACGGTGTGTACCCTACTTTAAATGAATTCATTGGCACCCATTTCAATAATACAATTCACACATCAACCCTTTTCTCTGGCAAACACTTGTCTTGTATTGATAAAATATGCCATTCTTTCTACAGTATGTGCTTGTAGGCTATATCTAAGCTACATGTATATCTCCATATATTAGCACAAAATAAAAGCCAAATATTCCCGACTATGCTTTATGCACGGATTGTTGAACAGTATTAAACAATAGCCAGTTGTACTCCTTGACACTTGCACAACTTGTGCTTTTCTGTATTAGGCTACTGGTGTGTAAAGTTGCAATAGCCTAACTCAATAAATCAGAAACGTAACATGGACAGACGTCAACTGCATTGTAGGTCTGCACGTCACACCTATCACGTGGACATTTTTCTAACCTATTTATTTTAAAGAGGAAATGTGCTATGGTGGTAGGCTTTATTAAATATGATTGTATGCAaataaaacatgcatcttgtacactacataaaaaaatacaaatactaaaCACTGAATTTGAATCACTACTTTGAAGTGTTGTGGACAATGCGCAATTTCAAGCTTCCCCTATGGGCGTTAGTCTCGAGTACAAAATAAGTTGTTTCAGACCATggctttaaatgtatttgattggCTAATTATctccattattatttatttgtattcatttaaTTTGACCTGAATAAAAGTCCATGTACTTGAGTTATGCTGAAAAAATATGTGTTTTCTACACTGGGGTTACGCCAATCACTGGAAAAGAAAACGAAGAGATGAACGtctgtatagcctactgtatcCGTCCTACATTGTATCCACATGCGCCAGCCCCCAGTAAACACCGAGGGCATAAACATATTTACTGGTAACTTCGTGAGTAGGCCTACaacattttggagtcaacagCGATAAAGAGAGCGAGGGGGCGGAACCCCGCTGAGCCCCTGCGCTGAACGACAGCCAATCGCTTCGTTCTCTTAACTGCCAGTCACCTAAATCCGTCCAATACCCGCAGTGCCATTTCTAAACTGTATTCCCTACTGCGTCCTCCAACTGTTGTATGTTCTGCCAATCGCTTGAGGACATAGTGGGAAAAGGAACAAGCAGAGTTAGAGGCAGGACAAAATAAGTTATATAGACCgcttatatacatatattttaatGTTTTAGAAAAGCGTGATGGTGGGGGAGAAACAATAGCGGTGGATGGACTTGACAGTGTAGTTATGGAGCCCNNNNNNNNNNNNNNNNNNNNNNNNNNNNNNNNNNNNNNNNNNNNNNNNNNNNNNNNNNNNNNNNNNNNNNNNNNNNNNNNNNNNNNNNNNNNNNNNNNNNNNNNNNNNNNNNNNNNNNNNNNNNNNNNNNNNNNNNNNNNNNNNNNNNNNNNNNNNNNNNNNNNNNNNNNNNNNNNNNNNNNNNNNNNNNNNNNNNNNNNNNNNNNNNNNNNNNNNNNNNNNNNNNNNNNNNNNNNNNNNNNNNNNNNNNNNNNNNNNNNNNNNNNNNNNNNNNNNNNNNNNNNNNNNNNNNNNNNNNNNNNNNNNNNNNNNNNNNNNNNNNNNNNNNNNNNNNNNNNNNNNNNNNNNNNNNNNNNNNNNNNNNNNNNNNNNNNNNNNNNNNNNNNNNNNNNNNNNNNNNNNNNNNNNNNNNNNNNNNNNNNNNNNNNNNNNNNNNNNNNNNNNNNNNNNNNNNNNNNNNNNNNNNNNNNNNNNNNNNNNNNNNNNNNNNNNNNNNNNNNNNNNNNNNNNNNNNNNNNNNNNNNNNNNNNNNNNNNNNNNNNNNNNNNNNNNNNNNNNNNNNNNNNNNNNNNNNNNNNNNNNNNNNNNNNNNNNNNNNNNGCATAGTATCGGAAATGATGCCTCAAAACCTTAATTTTATAGCTTGATGTATAACCAGTGGCTTGACAACACGACATTGCGCGTTGTGTGATAACGGGCTTTACAAGTTGAGCTATGGTTAAATAAATCTGACAGAAAATAGCGAGCTGGTCTTTTGGGGAGAAGGTGGGGTCTGCACATGTAATGAAATTTAAACATCATAGTCTATTTATCATTAGACAAGCGGATATAGTTAGCAAATATTTTCAATGATTTAGCCAAACCATTATTTTAAGTATTGACCGTGTTTATATGTAGCCTATACGTAATAACGCACACGTTTATGTGCATACGCACGCGTTTATACTAACTGACTTATATCACGGGAGACCTGGCTGCGTTTATAAGTGGGTAATAACGGACGCTTAAATAGGctacatatctacaatgcaaAATACATGTGAAGCTATACAAAGGAAACTGAAGCATACAATATAGGAAATCAGAAAACAATATGCCATTTAATTTCATGGAATACATAATACATATAATAGTCTGCATTATGGATGCATTCATTATGTATTTCATTAAATTAAATGGCATATTGTTTTCTGATTTGCTATGCTTGTCTTATGTTTCTGCTGTTTATCCTCACATTTCTATTGTAGAGCTTGTAGATATATGTAACAGAGTGCTATCAAAAAACTGTTTACTGATCATTTACCCCATAAATGAAATAATGTATGTTCATAGCATCTGCTCCTACAACCACCACTGAACTAACATAGGCCATGTAGTCTATACGTACGTTTGTTCAAATATTACACAGCAGTCTGCGCACCWATTGTAACGCCAGAATTACCCCCTTTTTACACGACAACAGTACATGATGTTCATATTCTGCTAAAGTACATTGCCTAATCATTTGAAAACATAAAACACACGAGTCTGTAAAGTTAGTGTGTTCGTCAATTGCCTACTATGCCTATAAAATGACACGTCTAAAAGTAATTCTAATGttgtttcccgtgtgtattacGGGTTTGGGTTTGGGGAAGTGGTATTAGCCTACTGTTTCAATGGCGTATTCAATCTTTACTACAGGGATATATATTCCCCAAGCAAGGCTttgcacgcgcgcgcgcgcgcgcgcacacacacacacacacacacacacacacacacacacacacacacacacacacacacacacacacacacacacacacgaggtacTAAATATTCAGAGATATTCACTTTGCTTAGCTTGTGCAGTTTGTCAGTCTTGCCCCAAAAAATATGGTTACTGTTTATTGTATCTGCAATCAACAGCATGAGCTTATGTTTGAATGTTTTTTCTCCTGTAAAAGTAATTTTAAAAATGAGTCAAATGAGATTACTATAGATATCTATTGCCTAAATGCAAAACACACTGCCACAGGTCTACACCCATTATTTGTAATTAGTCATAATTTGGTGAAAATATTAAGGAGCATTACAGACAAGAATTGTGTGTAACTTCATCACAATTGGGTGAgtttgttgaaaacaaatgtattaaagtAATAAATCAAATAGAGTTTCTAGAATAGGCTACTAAAGAATCAAATAGCCGAGATCCAAAAGCCTAATGATCCTTCCCTTCAATTGCCATAGCCTACCATAAAGTCCCAATCAATCTCAACAAGAAACCTCGCTTGCTGGTCGTGCCTGCAAAAACACCGCCAACTCACAAGGTTTGCTAATATGGTGAGTCTTTTCATCCAAGGCGCACACTGTATGGACTACGTTTAACAACGGTCTCCAACAACAGCTGCCCATTGAAATGTACACACTAAGTGaaggaagtttacttacacttacATTGAACTCAAGTCCCACAAGTCCTCCTGCTCCAACACGAATCAAACTTTCTCTGGTCCCTCTCGGCTCCCAAACACTTAAAATAGCGGGCAATAATGGGACGGAGAGTAGGTAGGACGTCTGAAAACTTTGGGattcctgtccctctctcactcAGCCCCAAGCCGGGGCAGCCAGAGCGTTCTCTGCCATTCTTCCAAGAATCTATTTCTCCCCGCACCACGGGACACGCAGGACCTGATCCAAGTTCAAAGTCACGTCTGCCGACTTCTTAAAAGAACTTCTTTATTTCCgtggaaaactacaaaaccccttGGCCCTGTCACTTGAGAAAAATAAattaaagagaaagaaagaaaactcaATCGGATCAGAGACGCATAGCTAGATATGGGTTCTTATTTCCATCTACCTCTAGAAGAAAGGGGCATCTGAAATTCCCCACGAAATACATTTCAACAAGTTTCTCAGAGCCAGAATACAAGACGAGACAGAAAGTGTTAAAATAGGGTTATACATAGCCTATAACATacattgtaaaatgtatataaactAATATATGGACACTAACACACCTTTCACTATTTTTGGTTTACAGAGAAAAAAACTCCCACAGAAGTTCTGACTAAATATTCATGATAATGCTTATGATTTTAATATTGCCAACAACAAGGATAAAACCATTGCATGCCCTGATGGCGCAGCGCTTAAATGCCGGGCGTATTTCATTCGTCCATTATTTGACAATATCAATATGTTGACGCATTGGAAGGTTACTTGTGTGGTTTCCATGACCTTGTTTGTTTCATGAATGTTTTACCTATGACCCATTAAGACCACATATGTTGGCCTCTTGACTTGttctgtaaaataaaaataaaaatgataacaAAGAGCCTTTTCTTTTAAGAAGTTTAAAGCCCCGTCTTCCAGCTGAGCGTCTGAAGTAAGGACAGGCCTTAGGAGCATTTTCTTACGAATCGGAATCAAGGAATTTAACTCCTTCATTCAGTTGGGAAGTTCAGACGGGTGCTCTTTGAAATAACACTATTCGGATATTTTGTAATGGTTTTTTTCTTCGCCTACTATATAACAACATAGAAGCCTAGGCCTGACAACTATGGACCCTTCTCTGTATTAATATGTTTTGTAAAATAATATATTCATTTGTTTTTACTATTCCCTAGAGATCACTTTGAGATTGGAATCGTATTATCGAATGAGCCACTTGTTCGTAGATGATAMCAACATAcacattgtactgtatgtatcccAACGGGGTTGTTTCATTGACCATTCATTAGATGTAAATTAAAAACTTGGAAGCCAAATTATTTATAGGCCTACCTGTTATTTGTATGTGCAGGCCATCTATTAATTATGTTTAACAATATATTGGGAGGTGTGCTTActgtttatttgaattgcgcattGTAGGCTAGCCTTCTGTATCCAAAAAGTACACTTTATGACACTTTGAAGCACGTATCAATGGTAATTATGAATTTAAACCACAGGTGCATGCAGACCTATTCCCTTTTAAGTCAATACCCATATACGCCAACGGATTTATACAGAGTCATGGATAATTTGACTACGCACTAGGCCTAATATTTTCGTTGTTGCgcaatttttttaaagtattttagaGATATATAGGTAGCTCCAAAGACAAAAATCAACTATGAGTGCAACTGTTGATTTTCAAGTCTTCAGAAGACAAGAAAACATGCCAAAAGTTGACTATTTATTAATAATAATTGTTCAGRTTGtcagctacagtatgtgatgaCGCCATTCAACTATGCTAAGGTCTTGGGTCAAACAAATTCCTCTGTAAAAAAGTAGGCTATTAAATATGAAATAGTAATTGTACATGTACTGCCCCTATGTCGAGACCAAAACTACTCTGTGAAAGTGTCTAGAAGTATTAGATTCATTAATTGAATTAGTTGAAGTTGAGTACTGAGGTAGTTTTGGGCAAACCCCGTCATGCTCCTACCACTTTAAGAACCAATTACATCGAGATCTGTGAGGCCGCCGATCATAAATCGATTACAAAGGTGTCTGAAAAAAATACATATGAAATCGATGACAGATACACGCCCCGCTGTGTCGAACAGGGACCATACAAGAAGGCGTGGGCCACTACCATAAAAGTGAACCAATTCTAAGTTTTACAAGCTTCTCTTACTCCGTTCCTTGCTAGGGTCATAAAAACTGAATTTAACTATTTTGAGTGGATCACTGGCAACTTATTGAGAAACGATTTACACTACTCAGCTCCCTCCATGCATGGGGCAGTGGTGAGAATGAAAATCCTCGATGTGTAAAGTCATTTAGCAAAATAGATAGGTCTTAAAATATAATAAGTTATATAATGTATATGCAATTGTTGATCAAATGCTGGCTAAAATCTAAGATGGACATGATTGTTATATATGCAACACGTTTCATTTGTTAAATCTGGCACCCTGGTATGTGTAGGCTACTTGTAATTAATGCATTGGCCTCAATTTTAACACTACAATTCAGATGTCAACACTTTTCTTTGATACTTGTATTGATAAAATATTCCTTTCTGTCTACAGTATGTGCCTATAAGACATGTGCTTCTATATCTAAGcacaaaataaacacaaaatattACAACATTCTTTTCGGCTGAGACCGGTTTGGTTATGCATGGATTGTTGCACAGTACTGAATGACTTCCACATTGTCCTAGGGCTCCGTGATACTTGCACAACTCATGAAATACTGTATTAGTGGAGTATAAACACTGGTTTAGCAGACACCTCCGCAGTCCCCGCAAGACGGGGCCCCCACCCCCTCCTAACTGGCAATATTGGATCTTATCTGAAAAATGATCTTATGTAGTTTCTTGTAATAGCCGTATGTGACTTTAAATCATATTTGTCTCAAAACGGATACCTAAAAGATGTGTCCTGAGATTTGGTCAACTCAGTCAGATTGGTCTAAAATTCTGAATGAATGAGGAATGAGCAGGGTCAGCTATACCATATGGACCCCTTTATCCATGTCTTCATTACATGGTAGTGCAACAAGACCACGGATGGTCTGAAAAGTTCTCTACTTTTAATAGATTTAAACAAACAGTATTTGAATCACCATGCATAAGCTGTCAACTCCATCTCCCTATTAATACTATTTTTGGTTCAGACATGTTACATTTAATGAGGTTTTAGAGTCATAAAGCAACTAAGGATAACACAATCGCTATTGTGCATATCACTTGAATGAAGTCCGATTTTTGTTTAACGTCAACTCAACTCTGTCAGAGTGCTAACATATCTGATAGTATGGTTATGTTTTTGTTGGGTACTTTCAAATTAATCATGTTCCATACTTTAcaaatgttttgtatttaacttttatttttagaggcaaaaatatgtctgttttggGTATCTGTTGTCAACTCCATCAGTAGCTTGTCAAATCCATCACTGATGGCTAACCCTCTTAATACCTTGATAttatgaaaaaaatattgaatcactGTTTTGCTTGCTCATATCTTGCGGCCCCGCGAAACTGCACTATGCCACAAAGTATAAAGTTGCAATAACTCAATAAATAATTCAGAAATGTAGCATGGACAGACATCAACTGCATAGTATGTCACCCATATCAAGTGGAAACATCattaagcaatttttttttttttaaagaggaaaGATGTTATGGTGGGAAACTatatgaaatataattgtatGCATATAAAACATTTCTATTGCATACTAAATGATAAATTGTTAAATAATAATCCCTAATTTTAATAGCGACTTTGAAGTGTTGTGGACATTTCAGTTTTCGCTATGGCCATTAGTCTTGGAAACAACATGTTGTTCAAGACCATGGCTTTAAAAGTATTTGATTGGCTAAATGTCTCCATTATTATTGATGTGTATGTATTTCATTTGACCTGAATAAAAGTACATACATGAGTTATGGTGAtaagaatgtattttatttcaaatgATGTTTTCTACATTGGGGTTACACCCCTAAAGAAAAAGACGAACAAGTAGATATAAACGCTGTATAGTCATTTTTAATACTGTAGACGTCCTAAATTTCATCCACGTGCGTCAGCCGCGGGTAAACACCATGCCGCATAAACTGATTTGCTGGTAACTTTGTGTGTAAAACTTTCTGGAGTCAACAGCGATAAAGAGAGCGAGGGGGCGGAACCCCGCTGAGCCCTTGCGCTGAACGACAGCCAATCGCTTCGTTCTCTTAACTGCCAGTCACCGAAATCCATCCAATACCCGCAGTGCCATTTCTAAACTGTATTCCCTACTGTGTCCTCCAACTGTTGTATGTTCTGTCAATCGCTTGAGGACTGAGTGGGAAAAGGAACAAGCAGAGTTAGAGGCAGGACAAAAGAAGTTATATAGTTCgcttatatacatatattttaatGTTTTAGAAAAGCGTGATGGTGGGGGAGAAACAATAGCGGTGGATGGACTTGACAGTGTAGTTATGGAGCCCCCTTTGAGCAAGAGGAATCCGGCGATAAGATTAGCGGATTTGGCAGCGACTCAACCTCTTCCTCATCAGAATATGACAGGCTTCCCGGGGCTAGGGGTGCATCACCCTCACTCCCACCATGCCCACCACCACCCTGGGGAGATGGGCAACGACCCCGGAGTGGCACTCACTCCATTTGGACCCGAGCACATGGCACAGACAAACGCTCTCAAACTTAGCCCCTCTCAGCACATTCAGAGCCACCACGAAGCCCAGACCGCTGCAACGGCAGCATCCTTCACTTCTGCTCAGACCACAGTAGGTTTCCCCGTGGCTCCTCACCCCCACTCAGGCTACTCTAGCAGCAGGGACTACATCCTCAGGAGAGAACTCTCAGCCTCGGCTATGCATGCACTTGGCGACCAGCATAGTTCAGCCTCCTCCCCTCATCACCATGGCATGTTCATCGCACCAACAGGTGCTTATGGGCACGCCGAGACTGGTGCCCATCCACTTTTCTCTGGACTCCACGACCAAGCGGCCCCAGgtgcccaccaccaccaccaccaccatgccctCAACGGGCAGATGCGTTTGGGTCTACCGGGGGACATCTACGGCAGGCCAGAGCACTTCGGCCACAGGCCCGAGCACTATGGACCCTCTTCTATCCACAGCTACAACTCCATGAACCTCAATGTGAACATCGCTTCTGCTCCTCACGGAGCCGCGGGGGCGTTTTTGAGATACATGAGGCAGCCCATCAAGCAAGAGTTAATCTGCAAATGGATTGAACAGGATGAAACTTCAAAGAAGCCCTGCTCCAAAACTTACAGCACCATGCACGAGCTGGTCAACCATGTCACGGTGGAGCACGTCGGGGGACCGGAGCAAGCCAGTCATGTCTGCTTCTGGGAGGAATGTCCGCGGGAGGGGAAAGCTTTTAAGGCGAAATACAAACTGATAAACCACATCCGAGTTCACACGGGAGAGAAACCATTCCCTTGCCCTTTCCCCGGCTGCGGAAAAGTTTTCGCTCGCTCGGAAAATCTAAAAATTCACAAAAGGACGCACACAGGTCAGTGAAAGTTTTCCGAATTATTTTAGAACTGagtcaaaaaaacagaaatcgATCTCTTGAATGGAAGTAGACGCGTTGAAAATGTCAAAGACACTTTTTTTTGTCATAGACAACAACATATATAATGTGAAAAGCTTTCATTTGAATTGCTGGCGGGCATGGGGTGAGCATGCGTAAAAGTAACAGGAACGAGATTTAATCGAATACAATTATGAATTATGGTCAAGCCAAGGCATCACGTGATTCGATGTACAGTAATAACTTTCTGAAAGATAGCTATTTACTCGAAGCGACGTGGAAACTAGAGGTGGGGGATTATGCCATATGCTTCTAGTTATTAGTCCGTATGACGTTTACGCCGTTATGGGTCATGTTAGCGCTATGTTGATGTATCGAATCTTCACAGCAGAAACAACCATCACTTCAATATCTAGTATSGATTTTATACGTTGCTAAATCGAGCTCCTAAAAACTTTAGAAGACCAGGTTaaaattaaacaatttattttGGAGGGGGattgttttaacagttttagactATTGTGTTATAGGCTGATGATAACCTATTGGTATCTTGACCCATAATCATTTCAGGCTGaccaaagaaaaacaacaaagtgaaaaggGCCWCTGGGGCTGGCTTTTCTTCCAAAAGGATATACAGTAGCCTAGTACTTGTCCTTAGAGGCCGACCATAGCAATGGCGTTAGTCAGTCTAAACACTTGTAGTATGATGCAATACAGTACGCAGCGGCACGCATGCTATGTTACCCGAGTAGCCTGCAAAGCAGACCCAATGTTCCACCTTATAACTCACACGGCGACTACGTAAGTGAGACAAGTGTGTCACTGAGGGCTGGCCTGTTTGGACAGCAAGTGGTTCCCAAGACTGGACTCACGCGAAAAACAGCACGGCAATCAGATCATGTCAGTGTCCTTGGTAGTAAGTGAGGAGGGAGACAAGAGCAGAGCCCACTGAAACCGTCATGACGCACCAATCAAGCCTTTGGGGATTTGGGGATGACTTAGTAACAGCTAGCAAGAGAAGCCCCTTTTTCGTGCAGACTCAGATTGTGGCAATAACACGTTTTTCTAAAGTACAAACAAAAGCAATACACCCTAGGGTTCGCCCCCTACACAGYCATGGTGGCCTGATGTATGGTTTTTCTATTTTGAGTTGTCCATCTTACAATCGTCAAATCATGTTATGCACTTTATTCTCAATACAAGCATTACACCATGTGTGTTTCTCTTTCGTCAAAAGGCATTCATTTAGGACTACCAATGCACTTGTTCTCGCGGCACTTATCACATGGCCAACATTAGCCTACATCAAAGCAACGTCTGAATGTTTTCGCCTTCCGGCATTCACAACAGTGAGAAAAACAGACgcaatgggagaaaaaaaacagtggTTCTGTATAGTCTACACATTTCCCCTG is part of the Salvelinus sp. IW2-2015 linkage group LG36, ASM291031v2, whole genome shotgun sequence genome and encodes:
- the zic5 gene encoding zinc finger protein ZIC 5; this encodes MEPPLSKRNPAIRLADLAATQPLPHQNMTGFPGLGVHHPHSHHAHHHPGEMGNDPGVALTPFGPEHMAQTNALKLSPSQHIQSHHEAQTAATAASFTSAQTTVGFPVAPHPHSGYSSSRDYILRRELSASAMHALGDQHSSASSPHHHGMFIAPTGAYGHAETGAHPLFSGLHDQAAPGAHHHHHHHALNGQMRLGLPGDIYGRPEHFGHRPEHYGPSSIHSYNSMNLNVNIASAPHGAAGAFLRYMRQPIKQELICKWIEQDETSKKPCSKTYSTMHELVNHVTVEHVGGPEQASHVCFWEECPREGKAFKAKYKLINHIRVHTGEKPFPCPFPGCGKVFARSENLKIHKRTHTGEKPFKCEFDGCDRKFANSSDRKKHSHVHTSDKPYYCKVRGCDKSYTHPSSLRKHMKVHCKSPPPPSANASYHSSTNPLGAPLSPASEPHRNRSANLSPQVTNLNEWYVCQGSGGPNHLHTPSSDVPTSDSDEEDSFRNSDPRTML